The sequence AGGCGTTCTGCCCGGGTTTGCGGCGGTTGAGCTCCCCCTGGATGAACGCTTCGTCGATTTCAAGGCCGGCGGGGACGCCGTCGACGACGCAGCCGATCGCCTTGCCGTGGGATTCGCCGAAGGTGGTAAAACTGAAACGGATACCGAAACGGTTCATGAAAGCTCCTCTTTGAGTCGGGCGATGGTCTGTTGGGCCGCCTCCTGCTGGGCGGTCTTTTTGCTCTTGCCGGAGGCCTTGGCGTACTCCTTGCCGTCGATGATGATGGCGATGGTAAACTCTTTTTTGTGATCAGGCCCGCTGCTGCCCACCAGCCGGTACTCCGGGGTGATGCCGAAGTGCGCCTGGGTCAGCTCCTGCAGCGCCGTCTTGTGGTCTTTGAAGAGGGTATCGAGTGAGATCTCTTTATAGACGCTCTCTAACAGCATGGTCGCGATCGTCTTCACCGGGGCCAGTCCCGCCTCGAGGTAGATGGCGCCGATAACCGCTTCGAAGGCGTTGGAGAGCAGGGAGGGTTTGGTGCGTCCGCCGTTGTTCTCCTCGGCGTTGGAGAGGAAGATCGCCTGGCCCAGCTTGATGTGGTCGGCCAGGCGCGCGAACCCCTCTTCGTTGACGAGCGATGCCCGCATCTTTGAGAGTTTGCCCTCGTCGTGCTTGGGGAAGTGCTCGAAGAGGTATTCGCCGACGATGAGGTCGAGGACGGCGTCGCCCAGGAATTCGAGGCGTTCGTTGTTGTATGGCTGCTTGAAGCTCTTGTGTGTCAGGGCCTCGCGCAGCAGCTGTTTGTTGTCGAAGGTGTAGCCGAGCGTCTGCTCAATGCGCGCCATCTGGTCCATACTTATCCTCTTTTCATCTTCTCGGCGACGCCCCGGGCGAGGGTGTCGCAGCGTTCGTTCTCCGGGTGGCCGTCATGGCCCCGGACCCAGGTCGCCTTGATGCGGTGCGGCGCGCTGGCGGCGATATAGTCGCGCCAGAGGTCGGGGTTCTTCACCTTGGCGAAATCGCGTTTGATCCAGTTCTGCAGCCACTCGTTGATCCCCTTGACAACGTAGGAGGAGTCCGAGACGATCTCCACCTCGCAGGGCTCTTTAAGGGCTTTGAGCCCTTCGATGACGCCGCGCAGCTCCATCCGGTTGTTGGTCGTATGGGGTTCGCCGCCGCTGAGCTCGCGCTCTTTGTCGCCGTAGCGCAGGATCGTCCCGTAGCCGCCGGGACCGGGGTTGCCGAGCGCCGAACCGTCGCTGAACAGGGTGATATGCTTCATACTTCGTAAGCCCTTTCCGCGCGTTCCGACGGGGCGAAATCCGCCACGGCTTTGCCCAGCAGCGGTTCGGTGACGACGGAATCGATCGTATGGCAGTTGGGGCAGCGGTGGAACGGGAAAGGGAAGATCTGCTTGCAGTGGCCGCACAGGTATTCAAACTGCAGGGTTGCCCCGCTTTGGCCGCTCTGGCGAAGTTTGATCAAAACATCCAGTTCGAATTCGGAACTGTTCTGAGCAAGATTCACGCTTCCTCTGGCGCTATACAGCTGCCGCAAATAGCCATCGGCCGTAATTATATCCAAATTAAGGTGTTCGTCGGGTAAATGCCAGAGGATGTCGGCGATGACGCGGCTGCCTGAGGGGTCCAGGGTTTTCCAGGCCAGGGCGGGATCGTGGCGGAAAAGGTATTCGAAGGTCAGGTAGGTGAGGGTGCGGTGTTCGCGGTACTGTTCGGCGAGGCGTGCGCATTTCGCCGCCGTATCGGTCTTGGTCTCCTGCAGCAGGCTGACGGTCTGCAGGTAGCGGCGGTCGCCGGCAATGTCGCTGCCGAGTTCGTCGAGGGGTTCGAGCACCTGCAGGGCCTTGTCGAAGGTCCGTAGCCGCTCATAGGTGAAGAGCAGCAGCTTCAGGGCCTGCGGGGTGCGGGGGAAACGGCCGAGGATCTTCAGCAGGATCGTTTCGCAGCGCTCCAGGAAACCGGCCTTGAAGTAGGTCTGGGCGAGCAGCAGCAGCAGTTCGCGTCGGCGGTGGGGTTCGTGCTGCATCTCCAGAAGGCTGCGGTAGATGGCGACGGCCTGTTCGAAATCGCCGTTTTGCACATAGGTCTGGGCGACAAGGAGCCACGAGCGCTGCGAGACGGCACTGGAGCCGATTTCACGGTGCAGTTCGGTTTCCGAAGGGGGCTTTGTGAACGAATGGAGGAACCGTTCGAGGTAGCGGTGGTCCTCCTTGCTGCGCAGCCGCCCCCACCAGTAGCTTACGAACGCGATGATAAAGATCAGCGCGACGAAAACGATGATGCCGAAAAGCGGGTCTCGGAATTCGATAAAGAGGCTGTTCACGTCGGCTCCTGTCGCACTGCCTGGGGGGCGCTGGGTAGCAGTCATTATAGCGCTTTTGAACTTTTCGGAGAAAATGAGATAAAAATGTGACGAAAAAAACCGAAAAAATATTGACATTACTTCGCCAAAAAAGGTAGAATGACGTTGAAACTGGAGAATGTGAAAGGTTTATACGTCAATGATATTCAGTTATATACGTGCCGATAGCCACTTTCACGGTGTGTACGAACAGCTGAAAGTGATCAGCGCCTATGCAAAGAAACATGATCTGGTGATCGAAGACGAGATGGTGGACCAGCTGTCGCAGAACAGCCGTCTGAGCGAACGTGACGATGCGGTACGGTTTATGCGCCAGCCCGAGCATATGGGCGGTACGCTGCTGATCTACGACCTTTGGGTGCTTAGCAGCAATATCGAGGATGTCGTGCAGATGCTGAGTTGTCTGCTTAAAAACGGCATCGAAACCCATCTGATCAAACCTTCAATCGTCTTGAATGCGCAAAGTGATATCATCGTCGCGATGGGCTTGGTTGACCAGTTGCGGCAGACGATTCAGTCGGTGGAAAAGAAGATGATCGGCCGCCCGAGAGGGAGCCGCTCCTCTTCGAAGTTCGATCCCTATCTCGAGGTGATCATCGGTTCACTGCGGGAGGGGCAGAGCGTCAGCGAGATCGCCCGGGTATTGGATGTGAGCCGGAGTTCCCTGAAAGACTACATCGAGTCCCGGGAGCTCAAAGAGGTGGCAATGGGCAGCAGTTATTTGGAAAATGTGGACAACGCCGAAGCCAGTATCATCGAAACGATCGAATGTCCGCAAGTCAATGAAAAGGAGTAGACAGTGAGTCAGGCAGAAGTCTCAGGCCAGGCCGGATCGGCCAAGGTCAGTAAGAAAGAGTATTTAAAAGGGTGGGTGTCCTACCGCGTAAAACGCTACTGGTTTTTCGTGGGGATGACCATCGTGTCACTGGTACTGCCGTGGATTACGATTAACGGCAACCATATTTTCCTGCTGAGCTTCGACAAGCTCAAGCTGCACCTGGCGTTTGTCCAGTTCGACATGCAGGAGATGTACCTCATGCCGTTTGTTCTGATGATCCTCTTCATCGGGGTCTTCGGGATGACGGTCCTGGGCGGCCGTGTCTTCTGCGGCTGGGTCTGTCCGCAGACGATCTTCCGCGTCATCTACCGCGACCTGATCGAAACGAAGATCCTGAAGCTGCGCAAGCGGATCAAGAACAAACAGAAAGAGCCCGACTGGAGCAAGCCGGAAAACAAGGCGAAACGTCTGGTCGCCATCGCAATCTGGACGGCGCTCTCCCTGCTGGCGACGGCGAACTTCCTGTGGTATTTCGTCCCGCCGGAGGACTTCTTCCCGTATATTATGAATGCGGGTGACCACATGATCCTTGTCGGGATCCTGCTGATCACGACGCTGTTCCTCGTGGTCGACGTTGTCTGGTTCAAAGAGAACTGGTGTGTCTACGTCTGTCCCTACTCCCGTATCCAGTCGGTCCTGTACGACGAAGACACGGTCATGGCGATCTACGATCCGCACCGCGGGGGTGAGATCTATGACGAGGAGAAGCACAAGCAGTACACCAAGCAGAAAGATCTGCAGGCGGTGGAACCGAGTGCAGAGTGTACGACCTGTGAAAGCTGTGTGACCGTCTGTCCGACCCATATCGATATCCGCCAGGGGCTGCAGCTCGAGTGTATCAACTGCCTCGAGTGTGTCGATGCCTGTACGGAGGTCATGGGTGCACTTGGCAGACCGTCGCTTGTCCGCTGGTCGAGCGAGAAAGAGGTGCTGTTCCAGAAAGGCAAAACGCACTACCTGCGTCCGAAGATCATCGGTTACGCCGTTGTTCTCGTGATCATTATGGTCGTCCTCGGTATGATGGGGAGCAAGAAGGAGCATATGCTGCTCAACATCAACAAAGAGAACCGTCTCTATGCGATCGAGAAAACGCCGGACGGCAAAATCATGGTCGAGAACGACTATATCTTCCTGCTGCAGAATACGCAGGATAAAGACCATAAGTTCTACTTTGACATCGAAGCGCCGAAGGGCATGGAAGGCAAGATCAAAATTCTCAAGCCGACCGAACCGTTTACCGTCCGCCCTGGCGTGAAGAAGAAAAAAGTCGTCCGCCTCTATACGACGGAGGAGCTGGTCAAGGATGAGCGTAAGGATACGGTACTGCCGATCAAGATCCACGCCTATGCCCTCGACGAGAAAGAGAAGATCGCCGTCGACCGCGAATCGACCTTCATCTTCCCGCGCTACGACAAATACCAGGCGGCGGAATAACATTCCCAACCGCCTCTGCACACGGCAGCGATCGCCGTGTTTTCCCGAACGGGTCCTTTCCGTTCATTTCCTCCCACGGCCGCCCGAACTGCTGAACCCCGGGCGGGTTCCGTCCTATCTTCCATTATTTCGAAACATATGACATATCTTTCTCATGTTAAGCAGGGTGACTGCTGAAGCATTATGAGTGTTTACATAGGGGCTACGGGATAGATGCCGGCAAAGCAATACGGCGCTTTAATCAATGGAAGGTTTTAAAGGGTGTCATGATTGTGGGAGAGGGGGCAGGGCTTCCCTGTGGGATGCCCCGGTTTAAAAGTAGGTTATCCGAAACGGTTCAGATGATGCGGGCCTCTTTTTCGCCCGGCTCGATCTCGCCGATGAGGTAGCCGTCGGTCGCGTCGAGGACGGCGTTGACGTCGTCGGGACGGACAACGAGAACCATGCCCACACCCATGTTGAAGGCGCGGAACATCTCGTCGCGGGCAACGTGCTCGCTCATCAGCTCAAAGATCGGCAGTACGCGGACGTCGTCGCCTTTGATCACGGCACGCAGCCCTTCGGGCAGGACGCGCGGCAGGTTCTCGACGAGGCCGCCGCCGGTGATGTGCGCCATCGCCTGGATCTTCGGCTTGAGCTGTTTGAAGGTTTTGACGTAGATGCGCGTCGGGGCGAGCAGGGTGTCGATGAGCGGTTTACCGTTGAAATCGTCGTCGAACTTCATTCCCATCTTCTCAAACAGGACCTTGCGCGCCAGGGAGAAGCCGTTGGAGTGAAGGCCGGAACTCGGCAGGGCGATCAGCTTGTCGCCGGCGCGGACGTTGGCGGGGGTATCGAGTTCGCTCTTTTCCGCGACACCGACGGCAAAGCCGGCGAGGTCGTAGTCATCTTCGGAATACATCCCCGGCATCTCCGCCGTTTCGCCGCCGATCAGGGCGCACTCGGCCTGGCGGCACCCTTCGGCGATCCCGCTGACGACGGCGGTTGCGACGTCGACTTCGAGTTTGCCTGTGGCATAGTAGTCAAGGAAGAAGCTCGGGGTGCCGAAGTTGCAGATGAGGTCGTTGACGCACATCGCGACGAGGTCGATGCCGACCGTGTCATGCTTGCCGGAGTCGATGGCCAGTTTCAGCTTGGTACCGACCCCGTCCGTCGCGGCGAGGAGCACGGGTTCTTTGTAGCCAGTTGGCATCTCGAAGGCGCCGGCAAAAGAGCCGATCCCGCCCAAAACACCGGGGATACGGGTCGACTTGACCAGGGGTTTGATGTTCTCGACGAAACTGTTCCCGGCGTCGATATCGACACCGGCGTCTTTGTAGCTGATTTGACTCATAGATTGCTCCAGATGATTGTTAATGGAAGTATAGCGAAGGTGGGGTTAGGATAGGGTTTGGCAGGGGCTTTCAGCGCAGATGCGTTATCCTTCGCCTACGTGTTCGGCGCGTCAAAAGCTTGGCCGGGGAGAAGTTTGAAATTTCTTCATTCCGGTTTAAATGTAAGATGCTAAAATCGCGCCACTTTCGGCCAGATGAGGCCCCAAGGAATTGAGAAAATGAGAGAGTTTGTCTACCCTGAAATGATGGTACACGTCCCGATGTGTACCCATAAGGCTCCCCAGAATGTTCTGGTGATCAGCAATGCGCCCGAAAGCCTTCAGAAGGAAGTGGCACGCCACGAGGGCGTCGTTATCGTCCATGCTCCGGCCAGCCTTGAAGCGCTGCGCGAAGTTGCCGACGGCAGTGTTGACGTCGTGATCTGCGAAGCGGATGTCGACGCGGCGGTGGCCGGACATGTCAACCGTGTCCTCAGCGAGGAGGGGGTCGTTTCCATGCGCCACGCCTCGCTCGAGGAAGTCCAGGCCAATACGGTCCTGCTCGGTGTTCTCGGCAACTATTTCAAGGTGATTATGCCTTACCGTCTTGCCAACGAGGAGACCCTGCTGCTGGCCAGCAAGGGCAACCACCCGACGGCGGACATCAACCTCCACCGTGCGGACATGCTCGACGGGCTGGAGTATTACAACACCGATATCCATCCGGCCGCGTTCGCGATGCCGAACTACATCCGTAAAACCTACCTCGGGATCATCCGCAACTAAATGGCTTCCATTATGAGTACGCCGAAGGAGCAAAGCCCCTCCGACTACGCTGACGCTATGTCCGCCTCGGTGGCGGGCCCACGCCTTCCCAGGGGGCTGTGATGGCGTTTGAATACGCGATCGCATTGACCGGGGGAATCGCGACGGGCAAGAGTACCGTCGCCTCCCTGCTGGCCCTGCATGGACTGCGGGTCATCGACGCCGATGCGATTGCGCACAGACTGCTGGATGAGCACAGCGGCTGGGTCGCCGAGACTTTCGGCGCACAGTACGTCCAAAACGGCAAAGTCCATCGCGGCGAACTTGGGAAGGTAATCTTTTCCGATCCCGCCGCCAAGGCGACGCTCGAAGCGTTCCTGCACCCCAAGATCCGCGCGGCGATCGAGGAGGAGAGCGAGCGCCAGGATGCGTTCAAGTTCCCCTACCTGATCGATATCCCGCTTTACTTCGAGACGCAGGCGTATCCCATTGCGGACGCAGTCGTCGTCTATACCCCCAAGTCGACGCAGCTGCAGCGGTTTATGAAACGCAACGGTTTTGACGAAGCCGAGGCGATGCGCCGCATCGAATCCCAGATGGATATCGAGGAGAAAAAAGCCCGCGCGACCTGGGTGATCGACAACAGCGGCAACCTCAAGCACCTTCAGGCTGAGTGCGAGGCCTTTGTCGATACGATCAAAGCCAAGTATCAATAAGCTTTCAACCAATACCCACTACACTTTCATACTGAATACGATCCAAAAGGCATATACGATGATGATCGCCAAATACAGCGCCAGCGGTAACGACTTTGTCCTCTTTCACAGCTTTATTGCAAGAGACCGCTCTGAACTGGCACGCACCCTCTGCGACCGTCAGAACGGTGTCGGGGCTGACGGCCTGATCGTCCTCGTGCCGCACGCGGAGCACGACTTCGAGTGGCAGTTCTACAACAGCGACGGCTCGACGGCGGAGATGTGCGGCAACGGCAGCCGCGCCTGTGCACACTACGCCTATACTAACGGCCTGGCACCGGCGAACATGACCTTTCTGACCGAGGCGGGCGTCATCGGCGCCGAGGTGGAAGGCGACATGGTGCAGAGCGATCTGACCCCGCCGAAGATTCTCCGCGAGGACATCGTCGCGGGCGGGAAAAAGTGGTGGCTGCTCGATACGGGCGTGCCCCACCTCGTCACCTTCGATGCCGACATGGAGAACTTCGACCTTGCGGAGGCGCGTGCGCTGCGCTTTGAACACAACGCCAACGTCAACATCGCCTCTGTCAACAGCGACGGCTCCATCCGGGTACGGACCTATGAGCGCGGCGTCGAGGACGAGACGCTCGCCTGCGGGACGGGGATGGCGGCCTGTTTCTACCGCGCCAACCGTGAAGAACTTGTCGGCGACAAAGCGGAGGTCTACCCGAAAAGCGGAGAGACGCTCTATCTTGGGCTGGAAGAGGGGACGATCACCTTCAAAGGGCTCGTGAAAAAGACTTTTGAGACGGTTTTAGACGTTAAATAGTTTTTTTGTTCCCTTTCTTCTTTGCTCGCACAAAGAAGAAACCGAACCCGAAAGAAGAAAGTGCGAAAGGCTGCCGCTTTCTGGACATTCCATTCCTTGGTGATCCTACTGACACGCTAATGACCGTTTCGGACTTGACAGAAGAAGCGGAACCCGACATCCTTCACTTAGCACTTAGCACTTAGCACTTAGCACTTAGCACTTAGCACTTAGCACTTAGCACTTAGCACTTAGCACTTAGCACTTAGCAGTAGCGCTGCCGTTTAGAGGCCTGCGGCCTCCATGCTTTTCGCCTGGGCGTCGGCGATGAGGGGGTCGATGATCTCGTCGAAGAGACCGCCGGTCATGATCTCGCTCAGGCGGTAGAGCGTCAGGTTGATGCGGTGGTCCGAGATGCGGTTCTGCGGGTAGTTGTAGGTGCGGATGCGGCCGCTGCGGTCGCCGGTCCCGACCTGCTCCTTGCGCGCGGCGCCCTCCGCCTCCTGGGCTTTCTGCTGCTCGATCTCGAAGAGGCGTGCCTGCAGGACCTTCATCGCTTTCTCTTTATTTTTGTGCTGCGATTTCTGGTCCTGGTTGGTGACGACGATGCCGGTGGGCAGGTGGGTGATACGCACCGCGGAGTCGGTCGTATTGACGGACTGGCCGCCGCAGCCGCTGGATCGCATGACGTCGATCTTGAGGTCGTTCGGGTCTATTTTGACGTCGACGTCGTCCGCTTCGGGCATGACGGCCACGGTGATCGCGGAGGTGTGGACGCGTCCCTGGGACTCCGTCGCAGGCACCCGCTGTACGCGGTGGGTACCCCCTTCGAACTTCAGACGGCTGTAGACCTTGTCGCCTTTGATCAGCGCGGTGATCTCCTTGTAGCCGCCCATGTCGGAGGGGCTTGAGCTGATCAGTTCGATCTTCCAGCCTTTGATCTCGGCGTAGCGGGTGTAGGCAGTGAAGAGGTTGCCGACGAAGATGGCCGCTTCGTCGCCGCCGGTGCCCGCGCGCATCTCCAGGATGATGTTGCGATCGTCGTTGGGGTCCGTCGGCAGCAGGAGGATCTTGATCTCCTCCTCCATCACCGGAACCTGCGGTTCGAGGGTTTTGAGCTCCTCTTTGGCCAGTTCTCCCAGTTCGTCGTCGTAGACAAGCGACTTGTTCTCTTCGATGTCCGCGAGCAGCTGCTTGTAGGCCTTGGCCGTGTCGACGATGTCCTGGAGGGCGGACTGCTCCTTGGAGAGCGCGGTCATCCGTTTGATGTCATTGGCGATATCGGGACTGCTCAGCAGTTCGCTCAGTTCGTTGTAACGGTCGATAAAGGGGTTGAGTTTGTCAGATAGCATGCAATGCTCCATTCATAGCGGTTAAAACAGTCATTTTGTACTATCGTCTGAGGTTATGTGTATGGTGGCAGGAAGGTGAAGCGCGGTTTATCTGCGCGCGGGCATTCCGCCGAGGAAAACTCAGCGTTAGCGTAGGCGGCGGGGCTTTGCTCCGCTGCCGTATAAATTAAAGACCGTTTACGGCTTTTTGCAGGCGGCTTACTTTGCGGGAAGCCGTCTCTTTTTTCAGGATCCCTTTGCTGACGAACTTGTGGATCTGCTGGTTAGCGACAGTCATAGCGGTAGCTGCTGCTTCTTTGTTGCCTTCGTCGATGGCTGCGCGGACAGCTTTGACGATGTTTTTCAGGCGCGTGCGGTAAAATCTGTTACGTTCCGTACGTTTTTCAGTTTGACGGATACGTTTCATTGATGACTTATGGTTTGCCATAGCCTTTATCCTTCTGGAAAAAAATTTAGGGTAGAATACTACCTTAAAAATAATTAAATTTAAGTTAAACTTTAGTGTATCTAGCACTTTGTGTACGACAATAGGGGTAGAAATGAAATTATTCGGGACCGACGGCGTACGTGGTGAAGCGGGTACGTTCCTGACCGCGGAGCTGGCGATGCGTACGGCGATGGCGGCGGGGATCTACTTCAAAAAAAGCTCCAAAACCAAAAAGATTTTGCTCGGCAAAGACACGCGCCGCAGCGGCTATATGATCGAAAACGCCATTGTCAGCGGCCTGACCGCGGTCGGGTACGATGTCGTGCAGATCGGGCCGATGCCGACGCCGGCCATCGCTTTTCTCACCGAAAACATGCGCTGCGACGCGGGGATCATGATCTCGGCGAGCCACAACTCTTTCGAAGACAACGGTATCAAGCTCTTTGACGCCCACGGCAACAAATTCTCCGAAGAGGTCGAAGCGCAGATCGAGGCGATCTACCGCGATGATGAGCAGATCGCCAAGGCGCAGGTGACGGGGCGTGCCATCGGTTCGGCCAAACGGATCGACGACGTCATCGGCCGCTACATTGTGCAGCTCAAAAACTCCTTCCCCAGCGCGCTCAGCCTGCAGGGGATGCGTATCGTGCTCGATACGGCCAACGGCGCGGGCTACAAAGTCGGTCCGACGGTCCTGGAGGAGCTGGGGGCCGAAGTGATCGTCCTGCACCATGAACCCGACGGTTTCAACATCAACGAAGGGTGCGGTGCGCTGCACCCCAAAGATGTTCAGAAAGCGGTGAAGAAGTACCGCGCGGATATCGGTTTCGCCCTTGACGGCGATGCGGACCGCCTGGTCGTGGTGGATGAAAAGGGCGATGTCGTCGACGGGGACCAGCTGCTCGGCGCACTGGGACTGTTCATGCAAAAGTATGGCCTGCTCAAGGGCGACGGGATCGTGGCAACGGTGATGAGCAACCAGGCCCTCGAAGATGCCATGGCCGCCGCGGGGCTCACACTGCACCGCTGCGGTGTCGGCGACAAGTACGTGCTTGAAGCGATGCGTGAACACGGCATCAACTTCGGCGGGGAGCAGAGCGGCCATGTCATCATGCACGACTTCGCCAAGACCGGTGACGGGCTGGTGACGGCACTGCAGGTGCTGGCCATGGTCCTGATGACCGGGGAGAAAGCGTCCGCGGCACTGCGCCCGTTCGAACTCTACCCGCAGAGCCTTGTCAACCTCAATGTCAAAACGAAAAAACCGCTGGAGAGCATTACCGGCCTCCCCGATGTGCTGGCCGGGATCGAAGCGGCCGGCATGCGCCATCTCATCCGCTACAGCGGGACGGAGAACAAGCTGCGCCTGCTGCTCGAAGGACGTGACCGCGACGCGATGACGGAGCAGATGGCACGTCTGGGCGATTTCTTCAAGCATGCCCTCAATGACTAGGGGCATCTTCGCACTTGTCCTGGCCCTGGCCGGGATCTTCATCATCGACCAGAACATCAAAGCGCTTTTCCTGGAGGGTTACCGCTTCTACAGCGACTGCATCGATCTGACCCTCGTCTACAACAAAGGGGTCGCCTTCTCGATGTTCGCTTTCCTGGAGGCGTGGCTCAAATGGCTGCAGCTGCTGCTGATCGCCGGGGTGCTCATCTATGTGGTGCGGCTGAAAAAAACCTGCTACATGCTCCCCGTCGGCATCCTCGTGGGTGCCGGCCTCTCCAACGTCTATGACCGATTCGTGCATCCGGGGGTCGTGGATTACGTCTACTGGCACTGCGGGTTCGATTTCGCCGTCTTCAACTTTGCCGACGTGATGATCGACGTGGCGGTGGTCTGGCTGCTGCTGCTCAATCTGAAGCCGCACTGGTGCCGGAGCGGGCAAGCGCACTGATATTGCAATCGCGCGCTCCCTGTGCTATAATTCCGCCAGCGCTGAAGGCATACAGGTGCCCTCAACGCTCTCCTTTAGACCTGTGCAATGTGCAGGCGAGGCACTGGGTCAGGATGGGAACATAGCAGCCCACCTTTTCTGTGCATGTGCCGCAGGTATCTGGAGGAGAGTT is a genomic window of Sulfurimonas sp. HSL1-2 containing:
- the rnc gene encoding ribonuclease III, yielding MDQMARIEQTLGYTFDNKQLLREALTHKSFKQPYNNERLEFLGDAVLDLIVGEYLFEHFPKHDEGKLSKMRASLVNEEGFARLADHIKLGQAIFLSNAEENNGGRTKPSLLSNAFEAVIGAIYLEAGLAPVKTIATMLLESVYKEISLDTLFKDHKTALQELTQAHFGITPEYRLVGSSGPDHKKEFTIAIIIDGKEYAKASGKSKKTAQQEAAQQTIARLKEELS
- the rnhA gene encoding ribonuclease HI produces the protein MKHITLFSDGSALGNPGPGGYGTILRYGDKERELSGGEPHTTNNRMELRGVIEGLKALKEPCEVEIVSDSSYVVKGINEWLQNWIKRDFAKVKNPDLWRDYIAASAPHRIKATWVRGHDGHPENERCDTLARGVAEKMKRG
- a CDS encoding tetratricopeptide repeat protein, translating into MNSLFIEFRDPLFGIIVFVALIFIIAFVSYWWGRLRSKEDHRYLERFLHSFTKPPSETELHREIGSSAVSQRSWLLVAQTYVQNGDFEQAVAIYRSLLEMQHEPHRRRELLLLLAQTYFKAGFLERCETILLKILGRFPRTPQALKLLLFTYERLRTFDKALQVLEPLDELGSDIAGDRRYLQTVSLLQETKTDTAAKCARLAEQYREHRTLTYLTFEYLFRHDPALAWKTLDPSGSRVIADILWHLPDEHLNLDIITADGYLRQLYSARGSVNLAQNSSEFELDVLIKLRQSGQSGATLQFEYLCGHCKQIFPFPFHRCPNCHTIDSVVTEPLLGKAVADFAPSERAERAYEV
- the ccoG gene encoding cytochrome c oxidase accessory protein CcoG, with the protein product MSQAEVSGQAGSAKVSKKEYLKGWVSYRVKRYWFFVGMTIVSLVLPWITINGNHIFLLSFDKLKLHLAFVQFDMQEMYLMPFVLMILFIGVFGMTVLGGRVFCGWVCPQTIFRVIYRDLIETKILKLRKRIKNKQKEPDWSKPENKAKRLVAIAIWTALSLLATANFLWYFVPPEDFFPYIMNAGDHMILVGILLITTLFLVVDVVWFKENWCVYVCPYSRIQSVLYDEDTVMAIYDPHRGGEIYDEEKHKQYTKQKDLQAVEPSAECTTCESCVTVCPTHIDIRQGLQLECINCLECVDACTEVMGALGRPSLVRWSSEKEVLFQKGKTHYLRPKIIGYAVVLVIIMVVLGMMGSKKEHMLLNINKENRLYAIEKTPDGKIMVENDYIFLLQNTQDKDHKFYFDIEAPKGMEGKIKILKPTEPFTVRPGVKKKKVVRLYTTEELVKDERKDTVLPIKIHAYALDEKEKIAVDRESTFIFPRYDKYQAAE
- the purM gene encoding phosphoribosylformylglycinamidine cyclo-ligase, whose product is MSQISYKDAGVDIDAGNSFVENIKPLVKSTRIPGVLGGIGSFAGAFEMPTGYKEPVLLAATDGVGTKLKLAIDSGKHDTVGIDLVAMCVNDLICNFGTPSFFLDYYATGKLEVDVATAVVSGIAEGCRQAECALIGGETAEMPGMYSEDDYDLAGFAVGVAEKSELDTPANVRAGDKLIALPSSGLHSNGFSLARKVLFEKMGMKFDDDFNGKPLIDTLLAPTRIYVKTFKQLKPKIQAMAHITGGGLVENLPRVLPEGLRAVIKGDDVRVLPIFELMSEHVARDEMFRAFNMGVGMVLVVRPDDVNAVLDATDGYLIGEIEPGEKEARII
- a CDS encoding spermidine synthase, translating into MREFVYPEMMVHVPMCTHKAPQNVLVISNAPESLQKEVARHEGVVIVHAPASLEALREVADGSVDVVICEADVDAAVAGHVNRVLSEEGVVSMRHASLEEVQANTVLLGVLGNYFKVIMPYRLANEETLLLASKGNHPTADINLHRADMLDGLEYYNTDIHPAAFAMPNYIRKTYLGIIRN
- the coaE gene encoding dephospho-CoA kinase (Dephospho-CoA kinase (CoaE) performs the final step in coenzyme A biosynthesis.), yielding MAFEYAIALTGGIATGKSTVASLLALHGLRVIDADAIAHRLLDEHSGWVAETFGAQYVQNGKVHRGELGKVIFSDPAAKATLEAFLHPKIRAAIEEESERQDAFKFPYLIDIPLYFETQAYPIADAVVVYTPKSTQLQRFMKRNGFDEAEAMRRIESQMDIEEKKARATWVIDNSGNLKHLQAECEAFVDTIKAKYQ
- the dapF gene encoding diaminopimelate epimerase, which translates into the protein MMIAKYSASGNDFVLFHSFIARDRSELARTLCDRQNGVGADGLIVLVPHAEHDFEWQFYNSDGSTAEMCGNGSRACAHYAYTNGLAPANMTFLTEAGVIGAEVEGDMVQSDLTPPKILREDIVAGGKKWWLLDTGVPHLVTFDADMENFDLAEARALRFEHNANVNIASVNSDGSIRVRTYERGVEDETLACGTGMAACFYRANREELVGDKAEVYPKSGETLYLGLEEGTITFKGLVKKTFETVLDVK
- the prfA gene encoding peptide chain release factor 1: MLSDKLNPFIDRYNELSELLSSPDIANDIKRMTALSKEQSALQDIVDTAKAYKQLLADIEENKSLVYDDELGELAKEELKTLEPQVPVMEEEIKILLLPTDPNDDRNIILEMRAGTGGDEAAIFVGNLFTAYTRYAEIKGWKIELISSSPSDMGGYKEITALIKGDKVYSRLKFEGGTHRVQRVPATESQGRVHTSAITVAVMPEADDVDVKIDPNDLKIDVMRSSGCGGQSVNTTDSAVRITHLPTGIVVTNQDQKSQHKNKEKAMKVLQARLFEIEQQKAQEAEGAARKEQVGTGDRSGRIRTYNYPQNRISDHRINLTLYRLSEIMTGGLFDEIIDPLIADAQAKSMEAAGL
- the rpsT gene encoding 30S ribosomal protein S20, which translates into the protein MANHKSSMKRIRQTEKRTERNRFYRTRLKNIVKAVRAAIDEGNKEAAATAMTVANQQIHKFVSKGILKKETASRKVSRLQKAVNGL
- the glmM gene encoding phosphoglucosamine mutase, with the translated sequence MKLFGTDGVRGEAGTFLTAELAMRTAMAAGIYFKKSSKTKKILLGKDTRRSGYMIENAIVSGLTAVGYDVVQIGPMPTPAIAFLTENMRCDAGIMISASHNSFEDNGIKLFDAHGNKFSEEVEAQIEAIYRDDEQIAKAQVTGRAIGSAKRIDDVIGRYIVQLKNSFPSALSLQGMRIVLDTANGAGYKVGPTVLEELGAEVIVLHHEPDGFNINEGCGALHPKDVQKAVKKYRADIGFALDGDADRLVVVDEKGDVVDGDQLLGALGLFMQKYGLLKGDGIVATVMSNQALEDAMAAAGLTLHRCGVGDKYVLEAMREHGINFGGEQSGHVIMHDFAKTGDGLVTALQVLAMVLMTGEKASAALRPFELYPQSLVNLNVKTKKPLESITGLPDVLAGIEAAGMRHLIRYSGTENKLRLLLEGRDRDAMTEQMARLGDFFKHALND